The following proteins come from a genomic window of Larimichthys crocea isolate SSNF chromosome XV, L_crocea_2.0, whole genome shotgun sequence:
- the LOC113747784 gene encoding uncharacterized protein LOC113747784 isoform X1 yields the protein MGVTDLLKMTKPKTKPCLSCQAKNTSSLKTCSGCLGSLESKQKLKNKQAELKNSNWAASVKKNRNSSRILNSAQLSVSKLHVLNYKPILFLCHHNRKGQIVSDIIHHVEPAEGVVQEILTKMRKLYEHLLRKLLSPPSETAAGEKGTPAAGPVSVMEENEEYGPDSVKEENEEYGPDLVKEENEEYGQVSVMEENETEYILHIEPVPTSSLSQSPSTSSASLLPPGIPPVSLTPLLSSQAPPHTPVSPLPPSNFSAPLCTSIQQPPSSPPGSDVTTLPKPKKWKIKESSQHCTRKLFLYESVEDRRVLMKPAQNNAQLYASPPQVTELALQVPSSTCSSPTILPLSVTASPHQGHGGAGAYPS from the exons aaatgacaaagccaaaaacaaaGCCGTGCCTTTCCTGCCAGGCTAAGAACACATCTAGCCTGAAGACCTGCAGTGGATGTCTGGGCAGTCTAGAGTCCAAGCagaagttaaaaaacaaacaagcagagctAAAAAACAGCAACTGGGCCGCATCAGTAAAAAAGAACCGCAATTCCAGCAGGATTCTTAATTCTGCCCAGCTGTCG GTCTCAAAACTGCATGTCCTGAACTACAAGCCCATTTTATTTCTGTGCCACCATAATCGGAAAGGCCAAATTGTGAGCGACATTATCCATCATGTTGAGCCGGCAGAAGGGGTTGTACAGGAGATCCTCACGAAAATGAGAAAGCTGTATGAACACCTGCTGAGAA AATTACTATCTCCACCTTCAGAAACAGCTGCAGGTGAAAAGGGGACACCAGCAGCTGGACCAGTCTCAGTGATGGAGGAAAATGAGGAATATGGACCAGATTCTGTGAAGGAGGAAAATGAGGAATATGGACCAGATTTAGTGAAGGAGGAAAATGAGGAATATGGACAAGTCTCAGTGATGGAGGAAAATGAGACTGAATATATTCTTCATATAGAGCCTGTACCAACGTCTTCCCTTTCTCAGTCTCCCTCAACCTCTTCTGcgtctctgctgcctcctggcaTCCCTCCTGTCTCCTTAACTCCTTTATTGTCCAGTCAAGCTCCTCCCCACACCCCTGTATCTCCTCTACCTCCCTCAAATTTCAGTGCACCTCTCTGCACCTCCATCCAGCAGCCACCTTCTTCCCCCCCGGGGTCAGACGTCACAACCCTaccaaagccaaaaaaatggaaaattaaag aatccAGTCAACACTGTACACGGAAACTTTTTCTGTATGAAAGCGTTGAGGACAGGAGAGTCCTAAT GAAGCCTGCACAAAATAATGCACAGCTGTACGCCAGCCCACCACAGGTCACAGAGTTGGCGCTACAAGTTCCAAGTTCAACTTGTTCAAGTCCAACCATCcttccattatctgtaaccgcttctcctcatcagggtcatggtggggctggagcctatcccagctga
- the LOC113747784 gene encoding uncharacterized protein LOC113747784 isoform X2, whose amino-acid sequence MTKPKTKPCLSCQAKNTSSLKTCSGCLGSLESKQKLKNKQAELKNSNWAASVKKNRNSSRILNSAQLSVSKLHVLNYKPILFLCHHNRKGQIVSDIIHHVEPAEGVVQEILTKMRKLYEHLLRKLLSPPSETAAGEKGTPAAGPVSVMEENEEYGPDSVKEENEEYGPDLVKEENEEYGQVSVMEENETEYILHIEPVPTSSLSQSPSTSSASLLPPGIPPVSLTPLLSSQAPPHTPVSPLPPSNFSAPLCTSIQQPPSSPPGSDVTTLPKPKKWKIKESSQHCTRKLFLYESVEDRRVLMKPAQNNAQLYASPPQVTELALQVPSSTCSSPTILPLSVTASPHQGHGGAGAYPS is encoded by the exons atgacaaagccaaaaacaaaGCCGTGCCTTTCCTGCCAGGCTAAGAACACATCTAGCCTGAAGACCTGCAGTGGATGTCTGGGCAGTCTAGAGTCCAAGCagaagttaaaaaacaaacaagcagagctAAAAAACAGCAACTGGGCCGCATCAGTAAAAAAGAACCGCAATTCCAGCAGGATTCTTAATTCTGCCCAGCTGTCG GTCTCAAAACTGCATGTCCTGAACTACAAGCCCATTTTATTTCTGTGCCACCATAATCGGAAAGGCCAAATTGTGAGCGACATTATCCATCATGTTGAGCCGGCAGAAGGGGTTGTACAGGAGATCCTCACGAAAATGAGAAAGCTGTATGAACACCTGCTGAGAA AATTACTATCTCCACCTTCAGAAACAGCTGCAGGTGAAAAGGGGACACCAGCAGCTGGACCAGTCTCAGTGATGGAGGAAAATGAGGAATATGGACCAGATTCTGTGAAGGAGGAAAATGAGGAATATGGACCAGATTTAGTGAAGGAGGAAAATGAGGAATATGGACAAGTCTCAGTGATGGAGGAAAATGAGACTGAATATATTCTTCATATAGAGCCTGTACCAACGTCTTCCCTTTCTCAGTCTCCCTCAACCTCTTCTGcgtctctgctgcctcctggcaTCCCTCCTGTCTCCTTAACTCCTTTATTGTCCAGTCAAGCTCCTCCCCACACCCCTGTATCTCCTCTACCTCCCTCAAATTTCAGTGCACCTCTCTGCACCTCCATCCAGCAGCCACCTTCTTCCCCCCCGGGGTCAGACGTCACAACCCTaccaaagccaaaaaaatggaaaattaaag aatccAGTCAACACTGTACACGGAAACTTTTTCTGTATGAAAGCGTTGAGGACAGGAGAGTCCTAAT GAAGCCTGCACAAAATAATGCACAGCTGTACGCCAGCCCACCACAGGTCACAGAGTTGGCGCTACAAGTTCCAAGTTCAACTTGTTCAAGTCCAACCATCcttccattatctgtaaccgcttctcctcatcagggtcatggtggggctggagcctatcccagctga